Proteins found in one Aethina tumida isolate Nest 87 chromosome 1, icAetTumi1.1, whole genome shotgun sequence genomic segment:
- the LOC109598019 gene encoding presequence protease, mitochondrial: MFYRNVARFVRARSPLKTSLRTRTDLETLKSNGLFNISDIKGFAVGQTVHGFEVKEIKSVPEFALTAVFLEHTAVKSQYLHVYRNDSNNVFSINFRTTPMNSSGLPHILEHTVLCGSEQFPVRDPFFKMLNRSLATFMNAMTGSDYTMYPFSTQNESDYRNLQKIYLDAVFKPNLSEYDFMQEGWRLENKDLKDAKSQLIIKGIVYNEMKGVFSENENIFGQKLQNLILPDHTYGVISGGDPQKIPDLTWDDLKQFHKDHYHPSNARFYSYGNFPLSTTLQYINDNYLNKYEYQEPKHTEVPRQKRWSNAKREHILGRFENMREPFEKQNTLSISLLLSDNTDIYTTFLMQFVTELLIKGPNSPFYKSMIEPNFSGGFTSSTGFDNQPRDCIFTVGLQGLTKDDFDKVVKIYDDTIDEVVNKGFDEKQIESVLHRYELSIKHETNNFGLGLLFSISALWNHTGSIIQSLQVNDLINRLKTEIDKDPQYLQCVVRQYFKDNKHKLILSMSPDQNFEKKSEELEMSLIQSKTKTLKEEEKTLIYEKCLKLQEQQSKPIDTNLLPTLTMADISSDVERIPMEHTTLHHVPTQINKVSSNGIVYFRALMNTVALTQEQQMLLPLFCYVIGKLGTDKLDYREFDSLVNRKTSGLSFAVHIGESLYHLHSYEPGILLSSYCLENNVLDMWRLWEQLFSISDLKDVSRFQMLTQLYMSQLTQGLADMGHVYAMQAASGLVSGSAYQAELLNGLQHITYMKRLLHTSNYKAILAEIVTIAKVLFDKNKMRVALNISPESESTIVKGYQEFLRNLPAINDTLSIENSYITGKVWAPTDSVHCQHHVLNVPVNYCSKAILTSPYSSPDYAKLRVLARLLTSRYLHGELREKQGAYGGGARVTMDGVFAFYSYRDPRNLETLDVFDRSNDWLRTNICKVTDQEVLEAKLGVFQAIDAPVPPSKKGCEEFMRRLTPDVLQRHRAEVMTVDATGLKEVAEKYLGDDNILKTGKVILGQKNEKMDLSKRAGELWTVIDTV; encoded by the exons ATGTTCTACCGCAATGTAGCCAGATTTGTGAGGGCACGTTCGCCCCTAAAAACCTCTCTCCGCACCCGCACCGACCTGGAAACTTTGAAAAGCAATGGCCTCTTTAACATTTCGGACATAAAGGGCTTCGCCGTCGGACAAACCGTACACGGTTTCGAAGTGAAAGAGATCAAATCTGTTCCGGAATTTGCCCTCACCGCCGTCTTCCTCGAACACACCGCCGTCAAATCACAGTATTTACACGTATACCGCAACGACTCGAACAACGTGTTCTCGATAAATTTTAGAACGACGCCAATGAACAGCTCTGGTTTGCCGCACATACTTGAGCACACAGTACTGTGCGGTTCCGAACAATTCCCAGTTAGGGatccatttttcaaaatgttgaacAGGTCTTTGGCGACGTTTATGAATGCTATGACCGGTTCCGATTATACAATGTATCCGTTCAGTACGCAGAACGAGTCCGACTACAGAAATTTGCAGAAGATTTATTTGGATGCGGTGTTCAAACCAAATCTAAGCGAGTACGATTTCATGCAGGAAGGCTGGCGTTTAGagaataaagatttgaaagaTGCGAAATCCCAGCTGATAATCAAGGGAATTGTTTACAATGAGATGAAAGGCGTTTTCTCTGAAAACGAGAACATTTTCGGGCAGAAACTCCAAAACCTAATACTTCCTGATCACACGTACGGCGTGATTTCGGGCGGAGATCCTCAAAAAATACCGGATCTGACCTGGGacgatttaaaacaattccacAAAGACCACTATCATCCCAGCAACGCCCGATTCTACTCCTACGGCAACTTCCCATTGTCCACCACACTACAATACATAAATGACAATTACCTCAATAAATACGAATATCAAGAACCCAAACACACCGAAGTACCCAGACAAAAGAGATGGTCCAACGCCAAACGTGAGCATATCCTGGGGCGATTCGAAAACATGCGTGAACCGTTCGAAAAACAGAACACGTTATCCATATCACTGCTCCTCTCCGACAATACAGATATCTACACAACATTCCTGATGCAATTCGTTACTGAACTCCTGATCAAGGGACCAAATTCTCCGTTTTACAAGTCCATGATTGAACCGAATTTCTCCGGCGGTTTCACTTCGTCAACCGGCTTCGACAACCAACCCAGAGATTGCATTTTCACGGTGGGTCTTCAAGGTTTAACCAAAGATGATTTCGACAAAGTTGTGAAAATTTATGATGACACCATTGATGAGGTTGTAAATAAGGGATTCGATGAGAAACAAATAGAGTCTGTTTTACATAGATACGAGCTCTCTATAAAACACGAGACAAACAATTTCGGTTTGGGACTACTGTTTAGCATATCTGCATTGTGGAATCACACCGGATCAATAATTCAATCTTTACAAGTGAATGATTTGATTAATAGGTTGAAAACCGAAATAGACAAAGATCCGCAATACTTACAGTGCGTAGTGCGACAATACTTTAAAGACAACAAGCATAAACTGATCTTGAGCATGTCACCggatcaaaattttgaaaaaaaatctgaagaactAGAGATGAGTTTAATTCAGTCAAAGACCAAAACTTTAAAAGAAGAGGAAAAGACGTTGATTTacgaaaaatgtttgaaactaCAAGAGCAACAGTCAAAACCAATCGACACGAATTTATTGCCGACGTTAACAATGGCTGATATTTCTAGTGACGTCGAGAGGATCCCAATGGAACACACAACGCTGCACCATGTACCAACTCAGATCAACAAAGTTAGCTCTAATGGCATCGTTTACTTCCGGGCACTGATGAATACTGTAGCTCTTACGCAAGAACAACAAATGCTTTTACCTCTATTTTGCTATGTTATTGGAAAATTAGGCACTGACAAACTGGATTATAGAGAATTCGACAGTTTAGTAAATCGTAAGACTTCGGGACTTAGTTTTGCTGTTCATATTGGTGAAAGTCTTTATCACCTACACTCATACGAACCTGGCATTTTGCTTTCGAGTTACTGTTTGGAGAATAATGTGTTAGACATGTGGCGTTTGTGGGAACagcttttttcaatttctgaTCTAAAAGATGTATCTAGATTCCAAATGCTTACACAGTTATATATGAGTCAGCTAACGCAAGGATTAGCGGATATGGGACATGTATATGCGATGCAAGCGGCGTCGGGCTTAGTTTCCGGGTCTGCGTATCAAGCAGAATTACTCAACGGATTACAGCACATTACTTATATGAAGAGGTTATTGCACACGTCCAACTACAAGGCGATCTTGGCTGAGATTGTGACTATAGCTAAAGTCTTattcgataaaaataaaatgag agTGGCGTTGAACATCTCACCGGAAAGCGAAAGCACCATCGTTAAAGGGTATCAGGAGTTCCTGCGCAACTTGCCTGCTATAAACGACACTCTATCCATCGAAAATTCGTACATAACTGGCAAAGTTTGGGCGCCAACTGACTCTGTTCACTGTCAACATCATGTCCTCAACGTTCCTGTAAATTATTGTAGCAAAGCTATATTGACGTCTCCATATTCAAGTCCGGATTATGCCAAACTGCGTGTCTTGGCTCGACTTTTAACATCCAGATATCTGCATGGTGAACTAAGAGAAAAACAAGGCGCGTACGGTGGCGGTGCCAGAGTAACAATGGATGGTGTATTCGCCTTCTACAGTTACAGAGATCCAAGAAACCTGGAAACGTTGGATGTGTTCGATAGATCTAACGATTGGTTGcgtacaaatatttgtaaagtaACGGACCAAGAGGTTCTGGAGGCTAAACTAGGCGTTTTTCAAGCTATCGACGCTCCGGTACCGCCCAGTAAAAAGGGCTGCGAAGAATTCATGCGCAGATTGACGCCGGACGTACTGCAGAGACATCGGGCAGAAGTTATGACTGTGGATGCTAC